Within the Flavobacterium sp. N502536 genome, the region AAAAAAATCTGTCATAATCCGTGTTTTCGCAAAGCGAATCCGCGTCATCCGTGTGCTATATTGACGACTATCTTTGTCGATCAACTAGCGTGATTTACTTCGTCAGTCGCTATCGCTCGAGTTTCCTCTTTAGAGTTGACAATTAAACCCGACAGGTTTTTAAAACCTGTCGGGTTTGAATAACGTGAAAAAATTCAAAAAAAATCCCGCCTCAATTAAGAAACGGGATTAAAGTGATATTCTTTTTTTTTATTTTAAACTGTTGCAGCAACTTCTTGTGGCAACGGAATTTGATTTTTAAGTAAATCCTCGAATGTTTCGTGTTGACGAATTAAGATTCCTTTTCCGTTCATCCATAAAACTTCGGCTGGTTTGTATCTTGAATTATAGTTGGATGCCATAGAGAAACAATAAGCTCCGGCATTTCTGAATGCTAAAATATCACCTTCCGTAATTTCCGAGATTCTGCGGTTGTTGGCAAAAGTATCAGTTTCGCAAATGTATCCTACTACCGAGTAAAAACGCTCTTTTCCTTTTGGATTCGAGATGTTTTCGATATGGTGTGACGAACCGTAAAACATAGGACGAATTAAGTGGTTGAAACCACTGTCGACTCCGGCAAAAACTGTAGAAGTAGTTTGTTTTACTACATTTACTTTGGCTAAGAAGAAACCGGCTTCACTTACCAGGAATTTTCCAGGTTCGAAAATCAGCGTTAAATCTCTACCGTATTCAGCACAGAAAGAGTTGAATCTTTTTGATAATTTTTTGCCTAATTCTTCAATATCGGTTTCGATATCGTCTTTTTTGTAAGGCACTTTAAATCCGCTTCCAAAATCCAGGAACTCCAGGTCTTTGAAGTGTTTTGCGGTGTCAAACAAAATTTCAGCAGCATACAAGAATACTTCGATATCAAGGATATCCGATCCTGTGTGCATGTGAATTCCCACGATACTCATTTTTGTATTTTCTACAATTCGTAAAATATGAGGGATCTGATGTACCGAAATTCCGAATTTACTATCGATATGTCCTACAGAAATATTGGCATTTCCACCCGCCATTACGTGCGGATTGATACGAATACATACTGGAATTTGTGGATATTTTGTTCCGAATTGCTCCAGAATAGAAAGGTTATCGATATTGATCTGAACACCCATTGCAGCAACTTCTTCGATCTCTTCTAAAGAAACTCCGTTTGGTGTAAAGAAAATTTTGTCAGGATCATAGCCAGCATGAAGTCCTAATTGAACTTCCTGAATAGATACAGTGTCCAGGCCAGACCCCATGTTCTTTAATAACTGAAGAATAGCAACGTTAGACAATGCTTTCATGGCATAATTAACTCTTAAGTTTTCTACCTTAGAGAAAGCTTTAGTTAATCTGTTGTACTGAGATTGGATTTTTTCGGCATCATATACATATAATGGACTTCCAAATTGTTCTGCTAACTGCAGTAAATCTTTTGCTTGCATCTGTAAACTATTTTCAGCAAACTTATTACTCTTTTGGGGATTGACAAATTTTAAAATGAAAAATAACAAATTGTAACAAATTGTTATAAAAATAACAACGTGGAATTTGAAGTTTTTTTTAAAATGAATAATTTCTTATTTAGAACAAATTAAAATTATATTTGCAAAAAATTTCTATTTTTAAAGATTATTTATGAAAAAAATCACTACATTTTGCTTGATTATCCTTACAACTACGGTAGGATTTGCTCAGGAAAAATCAAAAGACAGTTTGCAGACCAATAATTTAGATGATATTATTGTAACAGCAAGTCGAAAAAAAGAGAGTATCAAAGAAGTTGTTTCTTCCATTACGATTGTTGGAGCGAAAAAGATCCAAAGTCAGACGATGGTGAATTCAAATATCAGCAATATTTTACAATATACAGTTCCGGGTTTAGCAACAGCAAGCAATCAGACTTCAAATTTTGGTCAGACTTTAAGAGGAAGACCGTTTTTGGTGATGATTGATGGAATACCACAATCTACACCTTTGAGAAATGGAGGTAGAGATCTTCAGGTAATTGATCCATCATCTATCGAAAGAGTGGAAGTAATTAAAGGAGCCACCTCAATTTATGGTAATGGGGCCGATGGAGGTATCATCAATTACATTACAAAGAAAAATCATTCGGAAGAAAAGATTGGTGGTTCGGTACAAGTTGGGTTGATTACACAGCCTAAAACATTTGCAGAATCATTTGGTTACAGAGCTTCACTTTCTTTGGCCGGAAAACTAAAAAAGTTCGATTATGTTGTTGGATTTACGCAGGAAAGATCGGGTGTGTCTAAAGATGCAAATGGTGTTAATCTTTCACCGTTTTACAGTTTATCCAATTTAAATACCTATAACGGACTGTTTAAAATTGGATATTCGCTTACAGACAAGCAAAGACTGGAATTCTCGTACATGGGTTATGCATCGAAGTCATTTTTAGATCAGGATGTTAAGATTGGTAAGTGGGGAGAAATTCCAACTATTGGAGTGGATGCCGGTGGCCGTTTAGGAACGCCTGAAGGAACTCCTAGAAATCATAATTTTAGATTGTCGTATTCCAATTCGGAAATTTGGAACAATACTTCTTTGGACGTAAATGTTTATGCACAGGACTTCAGAACGGTTTATTCGTACGACAGAGATCAGTTTTTAAATGGAGGACAGTCGAATGTAGCTTCACAAAAGAAAGGGCTGCGTGTTAATTTTGATTCCCGTCTTTTTGCAAATGATACGTATAAAGCAGAAGTAATTTATGGTTTGGACTTGCTGCAGGATAAAACGGTTCAAAAATTAGAAGACGGTCGTTTCTGGACACCACAAATGAATATGGTCAATACGGCTCCGTTTGCTTTAATCAAATTTGATGCCTGGGGGAAATTCACCATAAAAGCGGGTGCGAGATATGAAAATATTAAAGTTAAGGCGGATGATTTTAATACATTGCCGGTATTGAATGCTAAAAACAATACCTACACCAAAAGTATTTTTGTCCAGGGAGGCGAATTAGATTACAATGCCCTTGTTGGAAACATTGGATTACGATATAACATCATGCCGGAGGTAAATGTTTTTACAAGTTACTCTCAATCCTTTTCGATCAATGAGGTAGGGCGTATTTTAAGAACGTCTACCGAAAGTGTGATTTCAAAATTACCAACCGATCCTATAATTGTAAATAATTACGAAATGGGTGTGGCCGGAGCGATTAAAAAGTGGTTCAACTATGAGGTAACCAGTTTCTGGAGTACATCAGAGTTAGGGGCTACATCGATTCAGTCTGCTGATGGTTCTTTTGCGATGCAGCGTGCTCCCGAAAACATCTGGGGTTACGAGGCCGTTGTAGGTTTTAAACCGTTGGATGTTTTAAGTTTTGGTGGTGCTTTTGCCTGGATAGAAGGTAAAGTAGATAATGATAATAACGGAACCTACGAGAAATACATTAACGGATCCCGAATAATGGCTCCAAAACTTACGACTTATATTCAGGTACACCCTATAAAAAATTTAGAGGTTGAATTAAGCTCTTTGCATAACTTTAAAAGAGATCGATTTGATCCAAGTCCAACAACAAACCTGTACAGTTTTAACGAAGGACCAGTAAAAAAATATACCGTTTTTAACTTAAGCAGTTCTTATCTTATCAATAAATCATTCCGATTAGGATTGGGAGTTGAGAATTTGTTTAATAAAGATTATGCACCCAATATTGCATGGTGGCAAGCCAGAGATAAAGATTTTGTAAATGCTCCGGGAAGACGTACGACTTTACAAATTCAGTATAATTTTTAAATTTAGAAGAATCTTTCTAATTTGAAGTGTAATTCCATAATTTCATAACAAAGGGGGCTGTCCGAAAAGAATGAACTTCCTCTTATTATGTTATTGTTTAAAATCTCTACCTTAGTTCGACGCGGATAAAACAGATTTACTTCGTAAAAACGCGAATAAAAACAGATTTTTTTCCTCATTTAAAAGTTTTTTTAATTTTTAGAATCCGTTTTTATCAGTGTCTTCGCGATAGCGAATCTGTTTTATCCGCGTTGAATTAAGACGTATAATTTTTGCCGACCAAATAAACTGCTTTTGGATTATAATTCAATCTAAATTATTTATAAAAAAAAGAGGCTGTCCTTGCTTTTCGGACAGCCTCTTTTGTTTTTATAAAGGTGAAATGAGTCTGCGATTTACAAACTCGGTAAATCTCCGTTTCCTTTAGTTGGCAGATTCGTAGAGCCCATTAAGAATAAATCGACCTCTCTGGCTGCTTCACGACCTTCTGAAATAGCCCATACAATTAACGATTGTCCTCTTCGCATATCACCGGCAGTGAAAATGTGTGGTACATTCGTTTGGTAATTTTTGGCTTTATAGTTGCTTCTCATGTCGATTTCCAAACCTAATTGCTCGCTTAAAGTTTTCTCCGGACCTGTGAATCCTAAAGCCAATAAAGCTAAATCACAAGGCCAGATTTTCTCAGAACCTTCTTTTTCGATTAATTCCGGACGTTGCCCGGGAGTCATCTTCCATTGTACTTCAACGGTTTTTAATCCAGTAAGTTCTCCTTTGTCGTTTGAAATAAATTCTTTGGTATTGATTAACCAGTTTCGGTTACAGCCTTCTTCGTGAGAAGAAGATGTTTTTAACTGCAGCGGCCAGAAAGGCCAAGGAGTTGTCTCACTTCTTCCAACCGGAGGTTTTGGTAAAATCTCAAAATTGGTTACTGATTTTGCACCATGTCTGTTCGAGGTTCCGATACAATCTGAACCTGTATCTCCACCACCAATCACGATTACATCTTTACCAGTAGCTTTAACCTGATCCGGAATCGATTCTCCAAATAAAACTTTAGTCTGCTGTGTTAAGAAATCCATGGCCTGAACAACACCTTTGCTTTCTATACCTTTCGTTGGCAAACTTCTTCTTTCGGTTGCTCCACCGCACAATACGATAGAATCAAAAGAATTTAATTCGTCTACACTAAAATTAACACCAACATTTACATTGGTTTTAAAAGTGATTCCCTCTGCTTCAAGAATCGCTACACGTCTGTCGATGATTCCTTTTTCCAGTTTAAAATTCGGAATTCCGTAACGTAGTAAACCACCAATGGCATTGTCTCTTTCAAAAACGGTAACCATGTGACCGGCTCTGTTTAATTGCTGTGCTGCTGCTAAACCTGCAGGGCCTGAACCAATAACGGCAACCGTTTTTCCGGTTCTGGTTTTTGGGGCTTGTGGTTTGATCCAGCCTTCGGCAAAACCTCTTTCGATGATGTTTTTCTCGATGTTTTCGATGGCAACAGGTTCTTTGATGATTCCCAATACACATGATTTTTCACATGGAGCAGGGCATAAGCGACCCGTAAATTCAGGAAAGTTATTCGTCGATTGTAAAATCTCTAAAGCACTTTGCCATTCTTCCTGATGCACCATATCGTTGAAATCAGGAATTAAATTTCCTAATGGACAGGAGCTGTGGCAAAAAGGGATACCACAATCCATACATCTCGAACCTTGTTCTTTTATTTTATCTTTTGCTAACGGAATAGTAAACTCGTTGTAGTTCGTAACACGTTCTGCAACTGCTAAATTACTTTCGTCGGCTCTGCTATATTCTTTAAATCCGCCTATTTTACCCATGACATTTTAAATTAAATTCCAATTTCTTTACATTCCAAATTCCAATCCTTCGACTTCGCTTCCTTCGACTCCGCTCAGGAAGACATTGCCATTGGAATTTGGAATTTTATTTTTTGAAATTGATTTTTATCCCGCTATTAATTCTTCTATTTTTTTCTCTTCTGCAATTCGTTGTAATGCTTTTTTGTAATCTGTTGGCATTACTTTTACGAAATTTTGCTGTTCATTTTCCCAGTCTGCCAAAATTCTTTTTGCTAATGGACTGTTGGTGTACAGAGAGTGGTTTTTGATCAGTTTTCTTAGTTTTCTCACGTCTTCGTCTTCGATAGGATCAAAAGCAACCATTTCCATGTTGCATACCCTTGAATCGAATTGTTGTTTCGGATCGTAAACATAGGCAACACCACCGCTCATACCGGCCGCGAAGTTTCGCCCTGTTTTTCCTAAAACTACTACCGTACCACCGGTCATGTACTCGCATCCGTGATCTCCAATTCCTTCGACAACCGCAGTTGCTCCCGAATTTCTAACACAGAAACGCTCTCCGGCAATTCCATTAATATAAGCCTCTCCGGTAATAGCTCCGTAAAGGGCAACGTTCCCGATAATGATGTTTTCTTCAGGTTTAAAAGTGGCAGTAGGAGGTACTTTTACAATTAGTTTTCCGCCCGAAAGCCCTTTTCCTAAATAATCATTACAGTTTCCGTGAATTTTAAACGACAACCCGTTTGTGGCAAAAGCACCAAAACTTTGTCCGGCAGAACCTTCAAAATCAACTAAAATAGTATCATCAGGTAATCCTTGTGCACCATAAATTTTTGAGATTTCATTACTCAAAATGGCACCTACAGAACGGTCTGTATTTTTAATTTTAAAGGTAACTCTTGTTTTTTCTTTTCTGTAAATAGACGGAATCGCTTCTTTGATAATGGCAAAGTCTAATACATTTTCAAGTTGGTGATCTTGTGCAGTCGTATTGTGATTTGGAACCGTTTTAGCTTTTTCCGGTTTGTATAAAATCGATGATAAGTCCAATCCATTGGCTTTGTAATGTTGGATCGCTTTGTTCACATTCAATTTTTGCGACTGACCCACCATTTCTTTTAAAGTTCTGAAACCTAATTGCGCCATGATTTCTCTTAACTCTTCGGCAATAAAATACATGAAGTTTATGACGTGTTCCGGAGTTCCTTTGAAATTTTTTCTTAATTCAGGATCCTGAGTTGCAATACCAACCGGGCAGGTATTTAAGTGACAAGCTCTCATCATGATGCATCCTGAGGCTACCAGTGGTGCAGTGGCAAAACCAAATTCCTCAGCTCCTAACAATGCTGCTATCGCTACATCACGACCTGTTTTCAATTGTCCGTCACATTCCAGAACTACACGGCTTCTTAAATCGTTTAAGATCAAAGTTTGCTGTGCTTCGGCTAGTCCAAGTTCCCACGGAATACCTGTGTGCTGTAAAGAAGTTAAAGGTGCAGCACCGGTTCCTCCGTCATAACCTGAAATTAAGATGACGTCAGCTTTTGCTTTGGCAACACCGGCAGCGATTGTTCCAACTCCAACTTCAGAAACTAGTTTTACGTTTACACGCGCTTCACGATTGGCATTTTTCAAGTCGTAAATCAACTGTGATAAATCCTCGATAGAATAAATATCGTGGTGTGGCGGTGGCGAAATCAAACCTACATAAGGGGTAGAGTTTCTGGTTTCGGCAATCCACGGCACCACTTTTTCTCCGGGTAACTGTCCACCTTCACCAGGTTTTGCTCCCTGAGCCATTTTAATCTGAATTTCTTTGGCATTTGTCAAATAATTGATCGAAACACCAAAACGTCCCGATGCTACTTGTTTGATCGCACTGTTCCTCGAATCTCCGTTAATTTCTTTCTGGAAACGTTTTGGATCTTCTCCACCTTCTCCCGAATTACTTTTTCCGCCAATTCTGTTCATGGCAATCGCTAAATTCTCGTGCGCTTCTCTACTGATCGATCCGTAAGACATCGCTCCGGTTTTGAATTTCTTTACAATTTCAGTCCACGATTCTACTTCATCGATCGAAATCGGATCTAGATTATTGAATTCAAATAATCCTCTGATGGTCATTAGGTTTGAGCTTTGCTCATTGACCATGTTGGAGTATTCTTTATAACTTTCAGGACTGTTTAAACGAACGGCCTGTTGTAATTTTGAAATAGTAGTCGGGTTAAACATGTGTTTTTCACCGCCACGTCGCCATCTGTAAATACCTCCAATTTCAAGGGAAAGTAAGTTGGCAATTTTTGAGTTTGGAAAGGCTTTCTGGAAACGTTTTTTGACTTCTTTTTCGACTTCCATCAAACCAATTCCTTCAATTCTTGATGGGGTGTAAGGGAAATATTTTGAAGTAAAGGTTTTGTTTAAACCTAAAATTTCGAAAATCTGTGCAGCTCTGTACGAATGTAAAGTAGAGATACCAATTTTGTTCATGATTTTAACGATTCCTTTTGCAATTGCTTTGTTGTAATTTACAATCGCATAATCCGCTTTTACACCTTTGATAAAGCCCTGATTCACCTGATCGTGAATGATTTCGTTTACCATGTAAGGATTGATCGCACTTGCGCCATATCCGAACAATAAAGCAAAATGATGCGGTTCACGAGGCTCGGCAGATTCGATTATGATTCCGAATTTAGAACGAACCTGTAAAATATTCAAAGAGTGGTGAATATAAGAACAAGCCAATAACATTGGTATTGGAGCCAGTTCTTCGCTTACTCCTCTGTCTGATAAGATAATGATGTTGCATCCGTCAGAAACGGCTTTGAATGTGGCTTCAACACATTTTTCAAGTGCGCGCTCTAAGCCATTTACTCCTTTTTCGATCTTATATAAGGTAGAAATAGTGGCCGATTTGAAATCAACATGATCAATGTTTCTGATTTTATCTAGATCCTCGTTCGAAATAACCGGATTTTGAATTTTCAGTTTTTTGCATTGTTTCGATTCAATTTCAAAAATATTAAAATCACCGCCAATGGCTAAACTGATATCGGTAATGATTTCCTCACGAATACCGTCCAGCGGCGGGTTGGTAACCTGAGCAAATAGTTGTTTGAAATAGTTGTACAACAATTGAGGTTGGTCTGATAAAACAGCCAGAGGCGTGTCGTTACCCATTGAGCTAATAGCTTCCGCTCCCTGGCCTCCCATTGGGTTAATGATTGTTTTTAAATCTTCAATCGTATAGCCAAATAATTTTTGTCTGGTTAAGAAATCCAGTTTTTCAACCGGAGTTTGGTTGTTGGTATACGGTATTTTAGATAAAGGCAATAGATTCGCATCGATCCATTCTTTGTAAGGACGTTTGGTAACGATTGATTTTTTAACTTCTTCGTCTTCAATAATACGGCCTTCGTTCATGTCCACCAGGAACATTTTTCCCGGCTCTAAACGACCGTGTTGTATTACATCTTCCGGTTCTATATCTAATACACCAATTTCTGATGACATGATTACAAAACCGCTTTTGGTTAAGGTATAACGGGAAGGACGTAATCCGTTTCGGTCTAGTAAAGCACCAATCACATTACCGTCAGTAAACGGAATAGAGGCAGGACCGTCCCAAGGTTCCATAATACAAGCGTTAAACTCGTAGAATGCTTTTTTCTCAGGAGACATGGTCTGGTGTTTTTCCCAGGCTTCCGGAACAACCATCATCATTGCTTCGGGTAAGGAACGTCCGGTCATTAATAAAAGTTCTACCACCATATCCATAGAAGCAGAATCTGATTTTCCTTCTAATATAATTGGGAATAGTTTTTTGATATCATCGCCAAAAACTTTGCTTTGCATCAATTCTTCACGGGCACGCATACGACTTACGTTTCCACGAAGTGTATTGATTTCACCATTATGACACATGTATCTAAACGGCTGCGCTAATTCCCATGAAGGGAAAGTATTGGTAGAGAAACGCTGGTGCACCAATGCCAGACGAGTCACTAAATCGGGATCTTTTAAGTCAACATAATAACGG harbors:
- the lysA gene encoding diaminopimelate decarboxylase is translated as MLKFVNPQKSNKFAENSLQMQAKDLLQLAEQFGSPLYVYDAEKIQSQYNRLTKAFSKVENLRVNYAMKALSNVAILQLLKNMGSGLDTVSIQEVQLGLHAGYDPDKIFFTPNGVSLEEIEEVAAMGVQINIDNLSILEQFGTKYPQIPVCIRINPHVMAGGNANISVGHIDSKFGISVHQIPHILRIVENTKMSIVGIHMHTGSDILDIEVFLYAAEILFDTAKHFKDLEFLDFGSGFKVPYKKDDIETDIEELGKKLSKRFNSFCAEYGRDLTLIFEPGKFLVSEAGFFLAKVNVVKQTTSTVFAGVDSGFNHLIRPMFYGSSHHIENISNPKGKERFYSVVGYICETDTFANNRRISEITEGDILAFRNAGAYCFSMASNYNSRYKPAEVLWMNGKGILIRQHETFEDLLKNQIPLPQEVAATV
- a CDS encoding glutamate synthase subunit beta, with the translated sequence MGKIGGFKEYSRADESNLAVAERVTNYNEFTIPLAKDKIKEQGSRCMDCGIPFCHSSCPLGNLIPDFNDMVHQEEWQSALEILQSTNNFPEFTGRLCPAPCEKSCVLGIIKEPVAIENIEKNIIERGFAEGWIKPQAPKTRTGKTVAVIGSGPAGLAAAQQLNRAGHMVTVFERDNAIGGLLRYGIPNFKLEKGIIDRRVAILEAEGITFKTNVNVGVNFSVDELNSFDSIVLCGGATERRSLPTKGIESKGVVQAMDFLTQQTKVLFGESIPDQVKATGKDVIVIGGGDTGSDCIGTSNRHGAKSVTNFEILPKPPVGRSETTPWPFWPLQLKTSSSHEEGCNRNWLINTKEFISNDKGELTGLKTVEVQWKMTPGQRPELIEKEGSEKIWPCDLALLALGFTGPEKTLSEQLGLEIDMRSNYKAKNYQTNVPHIFTAGDMRRGQSLIVWAISEGREAAREVDLFLMGSTNLPTKGNGDLPSL
- the gltB gene encoding glutamate synthase large subunit, producing the protein MKVKEQGLYLPEFEHDNCGAGFICNLNGIKSNDIIHKALDILIKLEHRGAVSSDGRTGDGAGILFDIPHDFFKKVCDFEIPETREYAVGMVFLPKSKNQVSFCINAFESTIKDQNLKILGWRDVPVEVENLGQIAAEKEPTVKQVFVSKNGQDLTENEFNAKLFAARKIAEHAVRGSKTSESHMFYFSSLSTTTIIYKGLLMPEDISRYYVDLKDPDLVTRLALVHQRFSTNTFPSWELAQPFRYMCHNGEINTLRGNVSRMRAREELMQSKVFGDDIKKLFPIILEGKSDSASMDMVVELLLMTGRSLPEAMMMVVPEAWEKHQTMSPEKKAFYEFNACIMEPWDGPASIPFTDGNVIGALLDRNGLRPSRYTLTKSGFVIMSSEIGVLDIEPEDVIQHGRLEPGKMFLVDMNEGRIIEDEEVKKSIVTKRPYKEWIDANLLPLSKIPYTNNQTPVEKLDFLTRQKLFGYTIEDLKTIINPMGGQGAEAISSMGNDTPLAVLSDQPQLLYNYFKQLFAQVTNPPLDGIREEIITDISLAIGGDFNIFEIESKQCKKLKIQNPVISNEDLDKIRNIDHVDFKSATISTLYKIEKGVNGLERALEKCVEATFKAVSDGCNIIILSDRGVSEELAPIPMLLACSYIHHSLNILQVRSKFGIIIESAEPREPHHFALLFGYGASAINPYMVNEIIHDQVNQGFIKGVKADYAIVNYNKAIAKGIVKIMNKIGISTLHSYRAAQIFEILGLNKTFTSKYFPYTPSRIEGIGLMEVEKEVKKRFQKAFPNSKIANLLSLEIGGIYRWRRGGEKHMFNPTTISKLQQAVRLNSPESYKEYSNMVNEQSSNLMTIRGLFEFNNLDPISIDEVESWTEIVKKFKTGAMSYGSISREAHENLAIAMNRIGGKSNSGEGGEDPKRFQKEINGDSRNSAIKQVASGRFGVSINYLTNAKEIQIKMAQGAKPGEGGQLPGEKVVPWIAETRNSTPYVGLISPPPHHDIYSIEDLSQLIYDLKNANREARVNVKLVSEVGVGTIAAGVAKAKADVILISGYDGGTGAAPLTSLQHTGIPWELGLAEAQQTLILNDLRSRVVLECDGQLKTGRDVAIAALLGAEEFGFATAPLVASGCIMMRACHLNTCPVGIATQDPELRKNFKGTPEHVINFMYFIAEELREIMAQLGFRTLKEMVGQSQKLNVNKAIQHYKANGLDLSSILYKPEKAKTVPNHNTTAQDHQLENVLDFAIIKEAIPSIYRKEKTRVTFKIKNTDRSVGAILSNEISKIYGAQGLPDDTILVDFEGSAGQSFGAFATNGLSFKIHGNCNDYLGKGLSGGKLIVKVPPTATFKPEENIIIGNVALYGAITGEAYINGIAGERFCVRNSGATAVVEGIGDHGCEYMTGGTVVVLGKTGRNFAAGMSGGVAYVYDPKQQFDSRVCNMEMVAFDPIEDEDVRKLRKLIKNHSLYTNSPLAKRILADWENEQQNFVKVMPTDYKKALQRIAEEKKIEELIAG
- a CDS encoding TonB-dependent receptor; the encoded protein is MKKITTFCLIILTTTVGFAQEKSKDSLQTNNLDDIIVTASRKKESIKEVVSSITIVGAKKIQSQTMVNSNISNILQYTVPGLATASNQTSNFGQTLRGRPFLVMIDGIPQSTPLRNGGRDLQVIDPSSIERVEVIKGATSIYGNGADGGIINYITKKNHSEEKIGGSVQVGLITQPKTFAESFGYRASLSLAGKLKKFDYVVGFTQERSGVSKDANGVNLSPFYSLSNLNTYNGLFKIGYSLTDKQRLEFSYMGYASKSFLDQDVKIGKWGEIPTIGVDAGGRLGTPEGTPRNHNFRLSYSNSEIWNNTSLDVNVYAQDFRTVYSYDRDQFLNGGQSNVASQKKGLRVNFDSRLFANDTYKAEVIYGLDLLQDKTVQKLEDGRFWTPQMNMVNTAPFALIKFDAWGKFTIKAGARYENIKVKADDFNTLPVLNAKNNTYTKSIFVQGGELDYNALVGNIGLRYNIMPEVNVFTSYSQSFSINEVGRILRTSTESVISKLPTDPIIVNNYEMGVAGAIKKWFNYEVTSFWSTSELGATSIQSADGSFAMQRAPENIWGYEAVVGFKPLDVLSFGGAFAWIEGKVDNDNNGTYEKYINGSRIMAPKLTTYIQVHPIKNLEVELSSLHNFKRDRFDPSPTTNLYSFNEGPVKKYTVFNLSSSYLINKSFRLGLGVENLFNKDYAPNIAWWQARDKDFVNAPGRRTTLQIQYNF